The genome window CTTGTGTAGTTGCCTCCTCATCAGACTTAAAAGATTCTTCAAGCATTTGCTCAAAATCTTCTTCTATGATAATATCCTCTAGTCTGTTTTGAACTTTTTTGTTCACCTCGCTCATCGTGGTCCTTTGTTTTAAATTTTGATTCTTCATTATAGTATTGTTTTCTTTAAACTTAGTTAATTTTGGCGTATTCTTTGATTTTTTCTAAAACCAAATTAATCACCCACTCAGGTGTAGAAGCCCCTGCGCTAATGCCACACTTTTTCTTACCACTAAACCACTCTTCTTGGATTTCTTTTTCGTTTTCTATCAAATAACTATCTTCGCAGTAATTTTTAGCTATTAAAAAAAGTTGTTTGGTGTTAGCTGAATTTTTACCTCCAACTATTATCATCACATCGCTTTTTTTTGCAAGCTCATTAATCGCCTCTTGATTTTTAAAAGTTGCATCACATATGGTATTAAAAACACGCACCTCTTTAACCCTAAGCATTAAAAAATTTACAATCTCCATAAATTTTTCTATCTTCTTTGTTGTTTGAGATACCACAGCAACTTTTGAAGGTAGTTTTACATCAAGCAATTCTTTCTCATCAAGTACCACATAAGCTTTTGTACTTACATAACTTCTAACGCCTTTTACTTCAGGATGATTTTCATCGCCAAAAATCACCACTTCATAGCCTTCATTGCTCATTTGCTCACAAATTTTTTGCGGCTTAGTTACAAAAGGACATGTTGCATCAAAAATTTCTATATCTTTTTGCTTTAACTTTTCTAAATCTTGCTTTGTAATACCATGAGTTCTAATGATCGCCTTTTTTTCAGCACTTAATTCATTAATATCATTCAATGTTTTAACATTATAATTTTTCCATAATCTTGTGATTTCTTCATTATTATGAATCAAGGGTCCTATAGTAGCTGCATCTTTAATCTGTTCTGCTTTTTTTATCGCTCGTTTTACACCAAAACAAAAACCATAACTTTTTGCTAATTCAATCTCCAACTTTAGCTCCTATTTGTTTTAAAATTTCAATAAAATTTGGAAAAGAGGTTTTAATACACTCACAATCATCTACTTCCATGTTGCATTTTAATCCCAAAATCAAAAAACTCATTGCGATTCTATGATCTCCATAGCTTTTGATCTTAGCACATTTGGCTTCCCCGCCTTCTACCTCAAAACCATCTTCAAATTCTTTGGCATTTATGCCACATTTTTGTAAATTTAATACGATTGATTTGATTCTATCACTTTCTTTTACGCGCAATTCTTTAGCATTTTTTATAACACTTTTACCACTAGCACAAGCAAAAGCTATAGCTAAAGCTGGAATTTCATCAATCAACCACGCAATATTTTCATTTACACTTACTGCTTTTAAAGGTGCACTTTCAACACAAATTTCTCCGATACTTTCAAACTCATCATTATCAAGATAGTATGTGATTTTTGCACCCATTTTTTCTAAAATTTTAAAAGCTTCAATGCGCGTTTTATTCAATAAAACATTTTTCAAAACAACCCTTGAATGAGGTAAAATACAAGCTGCTAGTGCAAAATAAAATGCCGATGATGGATCATTTGGCACACATATTTCGAATGCTTTGAGTTTTGTTTTTAATGGTTGTATTTTTATAGAAGTTTTTTCTTGATTTAAATACTCAATACATGCACCCATTTTATTTAATATAATTTCACTGTGATTTCTTGAAAGTTCAATTTCTTTAAAATAGCTTTCTTTTTTTGCAAATAAAGCCGCTAAAATTAAAGCCGATTTTACCTGAGCTGAAGCAATATTGCTAGTAAAGTTAAATCCTTCTAACTTTGCTCCTTGAATCGCAATAGGTGCTAAATTTGCCTCATCTCTTCCAAAAATTTTAGCTCCTATATGTTTTAAAGGCTCACTTACTCTTTTCATTGGTCTTGCGTTTAGATACTCATCTCCACTTAAAATAAAAAATTCGCCCTCTATGGCACTTAAAATACCAATCAAAAGTCTCATAGCTGTACCTGAATTTCCACAATCTAAAATACAATTTGGAGACTTTATATACTGTGGCGCCCTAATGTAAACAAATTCCTCATCCATGCTAACTTCAGCACCCAAAGCTTGAATAATCGCCAAAGTATGCAAAGTATCTTGCGCTTTTAAGTAGTTTTTGATTTTACAAGTTCCTTGTGTAAGCAAAGAAAAGATAGCAAGGCGATGAGATATAGACTTATCAGAAGCTATATCTTCAAGCTTTGCTTCAAAAGAAGAAATGGAGTTTATTTTCATCGAAGTTTTAAACCATGCTCATCATCTAGAGCTTTGATAATTTTGTCAATATACTCAAGAACAATATTATCTTCTAAGGTTTTTTCAAAATCTCTAAACACCAAATTAATGGTTAAACTATAAAACTCACCTAAATTTTCATCTGTATACAAATCCACCACTCTAAAGCTTTCTAATCTTTCGATGTTTAATTTAACAATGGTTTGTTTGATTTTTTCATATTCAAAACCTTTAGGAATAACCACGCTTAAATCTCTACTCATAGATGGAAATTTGGAGTAAGCTTTGGCAATCTTAAAGTCTTGTTTTAAACTTTCTAAATCAAGTTCACATATATAAGTTTTTGCTAGATCTCTTTCATTTTCTACGCTTAAATGCACTCTACCTACAAAACCTATGCGTTTGCCATTTTTATAAACATTTGCTTGCTCATATGGACTTAAAAATACATATTCTGATTTTTGCAAACTATATTCGCCGATAATACTTTTTAATTCAGCTAAAAAAGTATAAAAATCCACCAAAACAGGTTTGGCTTTGTTTGCTATTTTAGCTTCTTCTTTGTAACCACTAAAAATCATCGCAAATTTAGTATGCTCATTTGAAAACTCATCAAAAACACTACCACATTCAAAAAGCTTAATTTTCTTTTTAGAATTTCTCAAATTAAAACTTGCAGCATTTAAAAGATGATTAATCAAAGTACTTCTTAGTGTATTTAATTCATTAGTAATTGGGTTGATTAATTTATTTTTTATACATTTAAAACCTAAGCGTGCCAATTCTTCTTCATTATCTAAAACATAATGAATACTTTCAAAATAACCATTATGACTAGCTTTTAATCTTAAATTTTTTATTTCTTGATAGTCAAAATACACTTGATTTAAACGATTTTTTTCTCTAAATTCTAAAGCTCTTGAAGGAATATTATCAATGCCAATAATCCTTACCACTTCTTCACTAATATCCGCAATATTCACGATATCACTGCGATGAAGTGGAATTTTGATATTAAATTGCTCATCATTAATCACACTAATTTCAAAGCCTAATTTTTTAAGAATTTTAACTAAAATATTTTTGTCTATAGGCATACCGATGATCTTATCAATCTCTGTACCAAAAATACCAATAACCTTTGCTTCGCACTCTTTAAAGATTTGCTGACTTCCTGAAAAAACACTCATAGCATTAATCTTCAAGCATTCATTAAATAAATACTCCATTCCCAATGAAAGCTTAGGTTCGCTGCCTCTTGAAGTGCGGTATATGGTATCGTTTTTCTTTTTATGAAAAGCTACTGCATTAGCTATGATTTGAGGTTGAGTGTAACTTGCTTCTATGATGATAATTTTACTCTCATTATTAATTTTATACTTATCTTCTTGTTCTATCCCTGCTAAAGCAATCAGCTCATCTTTATAATAAATTCCGTATTCACCATGCTCTTGAGTTTTTACTTCTAGTGTAATTTTCTCATCAACATGACAATCTTGACAAAGCTTATGAAAATCATAAGCACAAAAAACCACACCGCTTGCATGTGTTGCATATGCTAAAAGATTTTCAATATGGTTGTTTTTATAAGCCTCGATCAATGCAAGACGAATTCCTATTGTAATGTTTAGTTTAAATTCTCCCTTGATTTCTAATGCTCTATATGCGAAAAAACCTTCCACATCGCTTTGGTTTTTAACACTAAGTATTCTTCCTATACCTACGCTATTTTCGCCTTCTTTCAAAGGACTTAATTCTTTTAAATTTAGATCTAATGCCGCACTTAGATCCCTAGCAACACCATACAAACTCAAGCAATCTCCACGATTTGGCGTAAGTTCTATTTCAATTATTTCATCATTGAAAAGTTCATAGGTATTTAAAGCTTTTCCTAAAACTAACTCTCCCATGCTTTCATCTAAAACCATAATACCATCATTGCTTTTACCAAAACCAAGTTCACTAGAAGAGCAAATCATACCCATTGATTCAACTCCTCTAAGTTTTGCGGGTTTGATTTCGAGTCCACCAGGAAGTACCGCACCTACCAAAGATACAGCAACAAACTGATCTTTATCAACATTCTTAGCTCCGCAAACAATTTGCAAAACTTCACTTCCAACATCCACTTTACAGATATTTAATTTATCGGAATTTTCATGTTTAACTTTTTCTAAAACCTTACCCACTACAACTTTTTCAGGAGCTTTCACACTTTTAAAGCTATCAACTTCTAATCCTATAGAATTTAAAGTATTTATTATAGTTTGTGTTGATATCTCACTTAAATCAATCCATTCACTTAACCAATTTCTACTAATAATCATCTAAATTGCTCCAATAATCTTAAATCACCTTCAAACATAGAACGCAAATCAGGAATTTTATGTAAAAGCATAGCAAATCGCTCTACCCCTAAACCAAAAGCATAACCGCTTACATTTTTATAACCTACAAATTTATAAACATTAGGATCTACTACACCGCATCCTAGGACTTCAAGCCACCCTGTGTGTTTACAAACTCTACATCCACAACCCTTGCAAAACACACAAGAAATATCTACTTCAGCAGATGGTTCTGTAAAAGGAAAAAAGCTCGGTCTAAAACGCACCTTTACATCGCCAAACATATGTTTTAAAAAATGCTCAAGCATATCTTTTAAATTTGCAAAATTAACTTTATCTCCCTCTTCTACAACAAGTCCTTCAACCTGATGAAACATTGGTGTATGAGTGATATCAAAATCTCTTCTAAAAACCGCTCCTGGTGCTATCATTCTAATAGGTGGTTGTTGTGCTAGCATCGTTCTAATTTGCACTGGAGAAGTTTGCGATCTAAGCAAAGTTTTGTTTTCAAAATAAAAAGTATCTTGCATATCTCTTGCAGGGTGATTTTGAGGTAAATTCAATGCTTCAAAATTATGAAAATCATCTTCAATCAAAGGCCCTTTTTCTATGCTGAAATTTAAAGCCGTAAAATATTCTATGATTTTATCCATGGTTTGCATGATTGGGTGTAAAGCACCTGCATTTGAAGTCTCATCAAAAAAACTAAAATCCTGTACATCTTGTTTCATTTTTTCATTTAAAGCTTTTTCTTCTAATTCTTTTAATTTTACTTGGTAAGCTTCGTTAAATTCATCTCTTGCTTTATTTAAGCCATTAGCAAATTCTTTCTTTTCTTCACCTTGCAAATCCTTTAACTTTACAAATTCCAAAGTCAAGATACCTTTTTTACCTAAAACACTTACTTTTATATTTTCAAGTTCTGCTAAAGTATTTGCAGAAGCAATTTTACTTATCATATCTTGCAATTTTAGCTCCAACTAAATTTTTTTTAAACATTCTAATGTAAAATTATTTAAAATTAGCAAAAATGATAAAAAAAGGATCGTTAAATGAGAGAAAAAACTGTATTTGAACTTATCGTAGAAGGAAAAATTCCTGCCAATAAAGTTTTAGAAAGTGAAAAGTTTTTGGCTTTTCATGATATCAACCCCAAAGCACCTATTCATATTTTAATCATTCCAAAGGAGCATTTTGAAAATTTTCAAGCATTAAGACCTGAATTAATGGGAGAAATGACACAATTTATCCAAGAATTAGCTACCCTCTTAGGACTAGACAAAAGCGGATATAGATTAATCACTAATTGTGGTAAAAATAGCGGGCAAGAAGTATTCCATTTGCATTTTCACATGCTAGGCGGATTTGAGCTTCCAAAAAACAAAGAAGCTCAAATCAACCCTGAATCTTTATTCTAAAAAGAGTCAAACTCTTTTTAGATCATAGGACCAGCTAGCTTAAACTCTGCTCCTTCTTTGACATCTTCATAGCGTTTGAAATTTTCTATAAACATTTTTGCAAGCTTTAATTTTGTCTCTTCATAAGCTTTTTTATCTTCCCAAGTATTAACAGGATTAAGTAGCTTGCTTTCTACACCTGCTAATTCTTTTGGAACTGCAAGATTAAATAAATCATAATTTTCAAATTCACATTGTTGAATACTACCATCTAAAATCGCATTAATACAAGCTCTTGTTGCTTTAATACTCATTCTCTTACCTATGCCATAAGCTCCACCGCTCCAACCAGTATTTACTAAATAAACATTAACATTATACTTGCTGATTTTTTCACCTAAAAGTTTTGCATAAACAGTTGGGTGTAATGGCAAAAATACCTCGCCAAAACAAGCTGAAAAAGTCGCAACTGGTTCAGTGATACCTCTTTCAGTTCCTGCAACTTTGGCAGTATAACCGCTTAAGAAATAATACATCGCTTGTTCTTTGTTTAATTTACTAACTGGAGGTAAAACACCAAAAGCATCAGCTGAAAGAAAAATGATATTGTTTGGATGTCCTGCGCTAAGGCTTGGTTCATGATTTAAAATGTGCTCTATCGGATAAGAAACTCTAGTATTTTCAGTCTTTGATCCATCATTAAAATCAACACTTAAATCATCTCTTAAAACTACATTTTCCAAAAGTGCATTTTGTTTGATTGCTCCATAAATTTCTGGCTCACTTTGAGGATCAAGGTTAATACATTTTGCATAACAACCTCCTTCAAAATTAAACACACCCTCATCATCCCAACCATGCTCATCATCTCCGATTAGTTTTCTTTTTGGATCAGTTGAAAGTGTAGTTTTGCCTGTACCACTAAGTCCAAAGAAAAGCGCTACATCGCCTTTTTCCCCAACATTAGCACTACAATGCATAGGAAGCTTGTTTTCTAGTGGCAACCAGTAATTCATCATAGAAAAAATTCCTTTTTTCATTTCTCCACCATACCAAGTTCCACCAATTACTGCGATATTTTTTTCTATATTAAATATCACAAAAACCTCTGAATTTAAACCATCTTTTTCATAGTCTTCATTCACGCATTTACATGCATTATATACTACAAAATCAGGTTCAAATTCTGCAAGTTCTTCTTCTTTTGGACGAATAAACATATTTTTTACAAAATGTGCTTGCCAAGCGATCTGTGTTACAAAACGCACAGCTTTACGGCTTTTCAAAGAAGCACCGCAAAATGCATCTTGAATATAGATATCGCTGTTGCTAAGTTGTTTTTTTGCTTTTGCTAAAAGCTTTTCAAATAACTCTTCGCTAATAGGTTGATTAATCTTACCCCAAGCAATATATTTTTGTGAAGGATCTTGCTTTACAAAATATTTATCCTTAGGACTTCTTCCGGTAAAAATTCCAGTATCCACACTAAAGGTACCATTTTTAGTACAAACACCTTCTTGGTTGTTTTTTTCATGCTTTAAAAGCTCATCGTAGCTGATGTTATGAAAAATTTGCCCAATATTTTCTAAACCTAATTTTTCTAAACCTTTCATTTTGCCTCCTTATTTATAAGTCATCAAAGCTTGACCTTCGCTCACACTTTCACCTGCATTTACTAAAATTTCTGCGATCTCCCCATCTTTTCCTGCAGTAATTT of Campylobacter sp. 2014D-0216 contains these proteins:
- a CDS encoding histidine triad nucleotide-binding protein, with product MREKTVFELIVEGKIPANKVLESEKFLAFHDINPKAPIHILIIPKEHFENFQALRPELMGEMTQFIQELATLLGLDKSGYRLITNCGKNSGQEVFHLHFHMLGGFELPKNKEAQINPESLF
- a CDS encoding 4-hydroxy-3-methylbut-2-enyl diphosphate reductase, whose protein sequence is MEIELAKSYGFCFGVKRAIKKAEQIKDAATIGPLIHNNEEITRLWKNYNVKTLNDINELSAEKKAIIRTHGITKQDLEKLKQKDIEIFDATCPFVTKPQKICEQMSNEGYEVVIFGDENHPEVKGVRSYVSTKAYVVLDEKELLDVKLPSKVAVVSQTTKKIEKFMEIVNFLMLRVKEVRVFNTICDATFKNQEAINELAKKSDVMIIVGGKNSANTKQLFLIAKNYCEDSYLIENEKEIQEEWFSGKKKCGISAGASTPEWVINLVLEKIKEYAKIN
- the pckA gene encoding phosphoenolpyruvate carboxykinase (ATP) encodes the protein MKGLEKLGLENIGQIFHNISYDELLKHEKNNQEGVCTKNGTFSVDTGIFTGRSPKDKYFVKQDPSQKYIAWGKINQPISEELFEKLLAKAKKQLSNSDIYIQDAFCGASLKSRKAVRFVTQIAWQAHFVKNMFIRPKEEELAEFEPDFVVYNACKCVNEDYEKDGLNSEVFVIFNIEKNIAVIGGTWYGGEMKKGIFSMMNYWLPLENKLPMHCSANVGEKGDVALFFGLSGTGKTTLSTDPKRKLIGDDEHGWDDEGVFNFEGGCYAKCINLDPQSEPEIYGAIKQNALLENVVLRDDLSVDFNDGSKTENTRVSYPIEHILNHEPSLSAGHPNNIIFLSADAFGVLPPVSKLNKEQAMYYFLSGYTAKVAGTERGITEPVATFSACFGEVFLPLHPTVYAKLLGEKISKYNVNVYLVNTGWSGGAYGIGKRMSIKATRACINAILDGSIQQCEFENYDLFNLAVPKELAGVESKLLNPVNTWEDKKAYEETKLKLAKMFIENFKRYEDVKEGAEFKLAGPMI
- the aroA gene encoding 3-phosphoshikimate 1-carboxyvinyltransferase → MKINSISSFEAKLEDIASDKSISHRLAIFSLLTQGTCKIKNYLKAQDTLHTLAIIQALGAEVSMDEEFVYIRAPQYIKSPNCILDCGNSGTAMRLLIGILSAIEGEFFILSGDEYLNARPMKRVSEPLKHIGAKIFGRDEANLAPIAIQGAKLEGFNFTSNIASAQVKSALILAALFAKKESYFKEIELSRNHSEIILNKMGACIEYLNQEKTSIKIQPLKTKLKAFEICVPNDPSSAFYFALAACILPHSRVVLKNVLLNKTRIEAFKILEKMGAKITYYLDNDEFESIGEICVESAPLKAVSVNENIAWLIDEIPALAIAFACASGKSVIKNAKELRVKESDRIKSIVLNLQKCGINAKEFEDGFEVEGGEAKCAKIKSYGDHRIAMSFLILGLKCNMEVDDCECIKTSFPNFIEILKQIGAKVGD
- the pheT gene encoding phenylalanine--tRNA ligase subunit beta, which encodes MIISRNWLSEWIDLSEISTQTIINTLNSIGLEVDSFKSVKAPEKVVVGKVLEKVKHENSDKLNICKVDVGSEVLQIVCGAKNVDKDQFVAVSLVGAVLPGGLEIKPAKLRGVESMGMICSSSELGFGKSNDGIMVLDESMGELVLGKALNTYELFNDEIIEIELTPNRGDCLSLYGVARDLSAALDLNLKELSPLKEGENSVGIGRILSVKNQSDVEGFFAYRALEIKGEFKLNITIGIRLALIEAYKNNHIENLLAYATHASGVVFCAYDFHKLCQDCHVDEKITLEVKTQEHGEYGIYYKDELIALAGIEQEDKYKINNESKIIIIEASYTQPQIIANAVAFHKKKNDTIYRTSRGSEPKLSLGMEYLFNECLKINAMSVFSGSQQIFKECEAKVIGIFGTEIDKIIGMPIDKNILVKILKKLGFEISVINDEQFNIKIPLHRSDIVNIADISEEVVRIIGIDNIPSRALEFREKNRLNQVYFDYQEIKNLRLKASHNGYFESIHYVLDNEEELARLGFKCIKNKLINPITNELNTLRSTLINHLLNAASFNLRNSKKKIKLFECGSVFDEFSNEHTKFAMIFSGYKEEAKIANKAKPVLVDFYTFLAELKSIIGEYSLQKSEYVFLSPYEQANVYKNGKRIGFVGRVHLSVENERDLAKTYICELDLESLKQDFKIAKAYSKFPSMSRDLSVVIPKGFEYEKIKQTIVKLNIERLESFRVVDLYTDENLGEFYSLTINLVFRDFEKTLEDNIVLEYIDKIIKALDDEHGLKLR
- the pheS gene encoding phenylalanine--tRNA ligase subunit alpha produces the protein MISKIASANTLAELENIKVSVLGKKGILTLEFVKLKDLQGEEKKEFANGLNKARDEFNEAYQVKLKELEEKALNEKMKQDVQDFSFFDETSNAGALHPIMQTMDKIIEYFTALNFSIEKGPLIEDDFHNFEALNLPQNHPARDMQDTFYFENKTLLRSQTSPVQIRTMLAQQPPIRMIAPGAVFRRDFDITHTPMFHQVEGLVVEEGDKVNFANLKDMLEHFLKHMFGDVKVRFRPSFFPFTEPSAEVDISCVFCKGCGCRVCKHTGWLEVLGCGVVDPNVYKFVGYKNVSGYAFGLGVERFAMLLHKIPDLRSMFEGDLRLLEQFR